The Microplitis mediator isolate UGA2020A chromosome 8, iyMicMedi2.1, whole genome shotgun sequence genome has a window encoding:
- the LOC130673234 gene encoding speckle-type POZ protein B-like codes for MPLKKIEQSVHKSYHRWVLENMSEIFAKVDPYKSYFPNCPVQKTHYFSTEVQGHAVDWDVTLNFCNNKLKSGFMIDFDAVKKLEPKNHVTCNIYLVDADENKFFLGRKNRKFNFTHPFFGTMRPSTLCLCPELPNTIDKLLPNDTMTLHIELITYLDDDPIFPSEYMNYIHYPDPSLSDDFSELYKVQDDRDVMIYVQGVIFPVHKRVLKARCPKLYEMVDHHQQTSDGNDNQVALTDIEPEIFKRVLEFMYTRKVEDLDDHAEDLLEAALNYELRRLKNLCEFSLMEHYLTLENSEEVKKLAMSFGARQLLRNADFMQRNEYNGKEVY; via the coding sequence ATGcctctaaaaaaaatcgaacaaAGCGTTCATAAATCATATCATAGATGGGTACTTGAAAATATGAGTGAAATATTCGCAAAAGTAGATCCGTACAAGTCCTATTTTCCAAATTGTCCTGTTCAGAAGACTCACTACTTTTCTACAGAAGTTCAAGGTCATGCCGTTGACTGGGACGTCACattgaatttttgtaataataaattgaagagTGGATTCATGATAGATTTCGACGCTGTTAAAAAATTGGAACCTAAGAATCATGTCACCTGTAATATTTACCTGGTCGACGCcgacgaaaataaatttttccttggACGAAAGAaccggaaatttaatttcacgCATCCTTTTTTTGGTACAATGCGTCCAAGCACTTTATGTTTATGTCCCGAGTTACCAAACACCATAGATAAACTACTTCCAAATGATACCATGACACTGCACATCGAACTCATAACTTACTTGGATGATGATCCTATATTTCCTTCCGAGTACATGAATTATATCCATTATCCAGATCCCAGTTTATCAGATGATTTCTCGGAGTTATATAAAGTTCAAGATGaccgtgatgttatgattTATGTACAGGGTGTTATATTTCCAGTCCATAAAAGAGTATTGAAAGCACGGTGTcctaaattatatgaaatggTTGATCATCATCAACAAACGTCTGATGGCAATGATAACCAAGTAGCTCTTACGGACATAGAGCCAGAGATATTTAAAAGAGTTTTAGAATTTATGTACACTCGGAAAGTTGAGGACTTGGATGATCATGCAGAAGATTTGCTAGAAGCTGCTTTGAACTATGAATTAAGAagactgaaaaatttgtgtGAATTCTCCCTCATGGAGCACTATCTTACCCTCGAAAATTCTGAAGAGGTTAAAAAATTGGCTATGAGTTTTGGTGCCAGACAATTATTAAGAAACGCCGATTTCATGCAACGAAATGAATACAATGGAAAAGAGGTCTATTAA